Proteins from a genomic interval of Sugiyamaella lignohabitans strain CBS 10342 chromosome C, complete sequence:
- the YPS3 gene encoding Yps3p (Aspartic protease; member of the yapsin family of proteases involved in cell wall growth and maintenance; attached to the plasma membrane via a glycosylphosphatidylinositol (GPI) anchor; GO_component: GO:0031225 - anchored component of membrane [Evidence IEA]; GO_component: GO:0046658 - anchored component of plasma membrane [Evidence IDA,IPI] [PMID 11016834]; GO_component: GO:0016020 - membrane [Evidence IEA]; GO_component: GO:0005886 - plasma membrane [Evidence IEA,IEA]; GO_function: GO:0004190 - aspartic-type endopeptidase activity [Evidence IEA,IEA]; GO_function: GO:0004190 - aspartic-type endopeptidase activity [Evidence IDA,ISS] [PMID 10191273]; GO_function: GO:0016787 - hydrolase activity [Evidence IEA]; GO_function: GO:0008233 - peptidase activity [Evidence IEA]; GO_process: GO:0031505 - fungal-type cell wall organization [Evidence IGI] [PMID 16087741]; GO_process: GO:0006508 - proteolysis [Evidence IEA,IEA]) has protein sequence MKLSVNLLPILCLLLANTAKACLTGNFNVVNSSLEIANPGVVWNQFEYVQRKAPPAMTRNLNKRQIGGGTFQEPLDNYLTYYTMNVTIGNPLQTLNVLIDTGSSDLWVPGYNYGGFDHRQSSTWSKQDDNFAIRYVKGYARGMWGTDTIDFSSGASITDQQFGVAIDSSDSAMGVFGIGPINSEAADTLYYNIPESLVRQGLISKNIYSIYLDDQNSLTGHVLFGGIDREKFVPPLQTVPVTSTSTLEVTLSSVSAGGQKTISSISVVLDTGTSLMYLPNSYVKTIAKAYGATYNQELDMYTLNKSSYNNLPESVRFNFQGVVIQVPTKEVIWPLTWFTGKNEGGKYALTIMPNTQSLGYNILGDTFLRSAYVVYDLDYREISIAPVRYSRLSDVVPVIGKLPTNNMDSDYYSDYSEDD, from the coding sequence ATGAAGCTGTCGGTCAACCTGTTACCAATACTATGCCTGCTCTTAGCTAATACTGCCAAAGCTTGTTTAACAGGGAATTTCAATGTTGTAAACTCATCTTTAGAGATAGCTAATCCAGGAGTGGTGTGGAACCAGTTCGAATATGTGCAAAGGAAAGCACCTCCCGCCATGACAAGAAACTTGAACAAACGTCAGATAGGTGGAGGTACTTTCCAAGAACCATTGGATAATTATCTAACCTATTATACTATGAATGTAACAATTGGTAATCCTCTTCAAACTCTCAATGTGTTAATAGATACCGGCTCGAGTGATCTTTGGGTACCAGGATACAACTATGGAGGTTTTGATCATAGGCAATCATCTACTTGGAGTAAGCAAGACGACAATTTTGCTATTAGATATGTAAAAGGATATGCCAGGGGTATGTGGGGAACAGATACTATTGATTTCTCATCAGGGGCCAGTATTACGGACCAGCAATTCGGGGTTGCTATTGACTCGAGTGACTCCGCGATGGGTGTTTTTGGTATTGGTCCCATAAActcagaagcagcagacaCGCTATATTACAATATCCCTGAATCTCTAGTGAGGCAAGGACTTATCTCCAAGAACATTTACTCGATATATCTTGACGATCAAAATAGTTTGACTGGACATGTTCTTTTTGGTGGTATTGACCGGGAAAAGTTTGTCCCACCGTTGCAGACAGTCCCTGTGACGTCTACATCAACATTGGAAGTTACTTTAAGCTCTGTTAGCGCTGGTGGTCAAAAAaccatttcttcaatttcagtGGTACTAGATACGGGTACTTCACTTATGTATCTTCCCAATTCCTATGTTAAAACTATCGCGAAGGCATATGGTGCTACCTACAACCAGGAACTGGATATGTATACACTAAACAAGTCTTCCTACAATAATCTACCGGAATCTGTAAGATTCAATTTTCAAGGAGTGGTGATTCAGGTTCCTACTAAAGAAGTGATTTGGCCCCTTACATGGTTCACAGGGAAAAACGAGGGGGGCAAGTATGCCTTGACTATTATGCCTAACACTCAATCACTCGGATATAATATCCTAGGAGATACATTTTTACGATCTGCCTATGTTGTGTACGATCTAGATTACCGTGAAATATCCATTGCGCCAGTACGATACAGCCGTCTTAGCGACGTTGTGCCAGTCATTGGCAAGTTGCCCACGAACAATATGGATTCTGATTACTATTCAGATTattctgaagatgattAA
- the DAK1 gene encoding Dak1p (Dihydroxyacetone kinase; required for detoxification of dihydroxyacetone (DHA); involved in stress adaptation; GO_component: GO:0005737 - cytoplasm [Evidence IDA] [PMID 14562095]; GO_function: GO:0005524 - ATP binding [Evidence IEA,IEA]; GO_function: GO:0004371 - glycerone kinase activity [Evidence IEA,IEA]; GO_function: GO:0004371 - glycerone kinase activity [Evidence IDA] [PMID 12401799]; GO_function: GO:0004371 - glycerone kinase activity [Evidence ISS] [PMID 9038161]; GO_function: GO:0016301 - kinase activity [Evidence IEA]; GO_function: GO:0000166 - nucleotide binding [Evidence IEA]; GO_function: GO:0016740 - transferase activity [Evidence IEA]; GO_function: GO:0050354 - triokinase activity [Evidence IEA]; GO_process: GO:0019588 - anaerobic glycerol catabolic process [Evidence IEA]; GO_process: GO:0097237 - cellular response to toxic substance [Evidence IMP] [PMID 12401799]; GO_process: GO:0019563 - glycerol catabolic process [Evidence ISS] [PMID 9038161]; GO_process: GO:0006071 - glycerol metabolic process [Evidence IEA,IEA]; GO_process: GO:0016310 - phosphorylation [Evidence IEA]) encodes MSKKHFFSDGNGLVVKALENLVNANPYLDFIPSEKVIYNPYHSKDKVSIISGGGSGHEPAWSSYVGNGMLTAAVNGDIFASPSAKQVLSAIKVSPSEKGVILVITNYTGDKLHFGLACEKAKALSLIPSNAKIALLPITDDATLPKGSASIDTVGRRGLAGNVLVLKVLGAYADSGKSFDECMDLGRSMNANTVTSGSSLDHCHVPGRSSHEEIPLDSCVLGMGIHNEKGLKQLTPIPQPEELVGMMINFLVDPADTTRSFVKFQPNDWVILLVNNFGGLSELELSSLSRVATQVLNDKWNITPKRILSGTFETSLNGPGFSISLCNISNVARETKLSEQYIFDLLNERCSVPGWPQYVANDYKDLSRTVSEVDGISESNADSHEKTTLVMDKERLKNIISHACQRAIDKEPKLTEWDTIMGDGDCGIAVKETSEKVLQLDDKVFSSNNVLEVLGHLIDILDDMGGSLGAILCIWLSSFTAYLSQHKLNADGLDIKLNAAAAESAMNSLYQYTSARSGDRTVMDTLIPFCAELAKTHDLKKACEVARQAAENTANLKAKFGRATYVVSAEKVQDPVPDPGAWAVYELIQGITDLV; translated from the coding sequence ATGTCTAAAAAACACTTCTTCAGTGACGGTAATGGCCTTGTTGTCAAGGCTCTAGAGAACCTCGTCAATGCTAACCCATACCTTGATTTTATCCCCTCAGAAAAGGTTATCTACAATCCTTACCATTCCAAGGATAAAGTGTCAATTATTTCAGGAGGTGGTTCTGGTCATGAACCTGCCTGGTCTTCATATGTTGGCAATGGAATGTtaactgctgctgtcaatgGTGATATCTTTGCCAGTCCTAGTGCCAAGCAGGTCTTGAGTGCTATAAAAGTATCTCCATCTGAGAAAGGAGTAATTTTGGTAATTACAAATTACACTGGAGACAAATTACATTTTGGTCTTGCTTGTGAGAAAGCCAAGGCTCTTTCATTAATTCCTTCCAATGCCAAGATCGCCCTGTTGCCCATTACTGATGATGCTACCCTTCCTAAAGGTTCAGCATCAATCGACACAGTCGGCAGAAGAGGTTTGGCTGGTAATGTTCTAGTATTGAAGGTTTTGGGAGCGTATGCTGATTCTGGAAAATCGTTTGATGAATGTATGGACTTGGGACGCAGTATGAATGCCAACACTGTCACTTCTGGCTCATCTCTTGACCACTGTCATGTTCCAGGAAGATCAAGCCATGAAGAGATCCCATTAGATTCCTGTGTGTTGGGAATGGGTATTCACAATGAAAAGGGATTAAAACAACTGACCCCTATTCCCCAGCCTGAAGAACTAGTTGGCATGATGATTAATTTCCTCGTTGACCCTGCTGATACAACCAGATCTTTTGTCAAGTTCCAGCCAAATGACTGGGTCATTTTGTTGGTCAACAATTTCGGCGGGCTTTCAGAACTCGAACTTAGTAGTCTTTCTCGAGTCGCTACTCAAGTACTCAATGATAAGTGGAACATCACTCCCAAGCGAATCTTATCGGGAACATTTGAAACTTCTCTTAATGGCCCAGGATTTTCCATCTCACTTTGCAATATCTCAAATGTAGCAAGAGAGACGAAGCTTTCTGAGCAGTATATTTTTGACTTGCTTAATGAACGTTGTTCTGTTCCCGGATGGCCACAATATGTTGCAAATGACTATAAAGACCTCAGCAGAACCGTATCAGAAGTGGACGGCATTAGCGAATCCAATGCTGATAGCCACGAGAAGACTACATTAGTCATGGACAAGGAGAGATTAAAGAACATAATTTCACATGCTTGTCAAAGGGCAATTGATAAGGAGCCTAAATTGACAGAATGGGATACTATCATGGGTGATGGAGACTGTGGTATTGCCGTTAAGGAAACATCAGAAAAAGTCCTGCAACTAGATGATAAAGTATTCTCCTCAAACAACGTTTTAGAAGTCCTGGGCCATCTAATTGATATTCTCGATGATATGGGAGGTAGTTTGGGGGCTATTCTTTGCATCTGGCTTTCTTCATTCACTGCCTACCTGTCCCAACATAAGCTCAATGCCGATGGTCTGGACATTAAGCtgaatgctgctgctgccgagtCTGCTATGAATTCATTATACCAGTACACCTCAGCTCGTAGTGGTGATCGTACTGTCATGGACACTCTGATTCCATTTTGTGCAGAGCTAGCTAAAACTCATGATCTTAAGAAAGCATGTGAAGTTGCCCGACAGGCTGCTGAGAATACCGCAAATCTCAAAGCTAAGTTTGGAAGAGCGACTTATGTTGTTTCTGCCGAAAAGGTCCAAGATCCAGTTCCTGATCCCGGTGCTTGGGCTGTTTACGAGTTGATTCAAGGTATAACTGATCTAGtgtaa
- the MRPL36 gene encoding mitochondrial 54S ribosomal protein YmL36 (Mitochondrial ribosomal protein of the large subunit; overproduction suppresses mutations in the COX2 leader peptide-encoding region; GO_component: GO:0005762 - mitochondrial large ribosomal subunit [Evidence IPI] [PMID 12392552]; GO_component: GO:0005739 - mitochondrion [Evidence IEA,IEA]; GO_component: GO:0005739 - mitochondrion [Evidence IDA] [PMID 16823961]; GO_component: GO:0030529 - ribonucleoprotein complex [Evidence IEA]; GO_component: GO:0005840 - ribosome [Evidence IEA]; GO_function: GO:0003735 - structural constituent of ribosome [Evidence IPI] [PMID 12392552]; GO_process: GO:0032543 - mitochondrial translation [Evidence IC] [PMID 12392552]): MSRLLINPSLRPLVNSSNNAVARPAVHMAQSRTVYVPPGGKSVLPKRALRKLLPGKMRPHIYYKFDCVVELSDGSTITRRSQFPKVEWRYIADQRNNPTWNPSKANIKAVEADATGRLAKFKKKFGDFDSLASGTSAEAKTTKAPANDSTSTSAENTASTSSSSADDFLDLLSENVVPVQTGGRLSSSIKKTKKKK, translated from the coding sequence ATGTCACGGCTGCTGATAAACCCATCATTAAGGCCTCTGGTAAACAGCTCGAACAATGCTGTGGCCAGACCTGCTGTTCACATGGCTCAGTCACGTACTGTGTACGTTCCACCAGGAGGAAAGTCAGTGTTACCGAAAAGAGCACTTCGAAAACTACTTCCTGGTAAGATGAGACcccatatttattacaaaTTCGACTGTGTGGTCGAGCTGTCAGATGGTTCAACTATCACTCGAAGATCGCAATTCCCCAAGGTCGAATGGAGATACATTGCTGATCAGAGAAACAATCCTACTTGGAACCCATCAAAGGCCAATATCAAGGCCGTCGAAGCCGATGCTACTGGTAGATTAGCCAagttcaagaagaagttcgGCGACTTTGATTCTCTAGCAAGTGGCACTAGTGCTGAGGCCAAGACTACAAAAGCTCCTGCCAACGATTCGACATCCACATCTGCCGAAAACACAGCCAgcacctcttcttcatctgccgACGACTTCCTCGATTTACTATCCGAAAACGTCGTACCCGTCCAAACCGGAGGACGACTATCATCGTCCATCAAAAAgacgaaaaagaagaaataa
- the DIB1 gene encoding Dib1p (17-kDa component of the U4/U6aU5 tri-snRNP; plays an essential role in pre-mRNA splicing, orthologue of hDIM1, the human U5-specific 15-kDa protein; GO_component: GO:0046540 - U4/U6 x U5 tri-snRNP complex [Evidence IDA] [PMID 10377396]; GO_component: GO:0046540 - U4/U6 x U5 tri-snRNP complex [Evidence IDA] [PMID 10449419]; GO_component: GO:0005682 - U5 snRNP [Evidence IDA] [PMID 11720284]; GO_component: GO:0005634 - nucleus [Evidence IEA,IEA]; GO_component: GO:0005681 - spliceosomal complex [Evidence IEA]; GO_function: GO:0003674 - molecular_function [Evidence ND]; GO_process: GO:0008380 - RNA splicing [Evidence IEA]; GO_process: GO:0007049 - cell cycle [Evidence IEA]; GO_process: GO:0051301 - cell division [Evidence IEA]; GO_process: GO:0006397 - mRNA processing [Evidence IEA]; GO_process: GO:0000398 - mRNA splicing, via spliceosome [Evidence IPI] [PMID 10377396]; GO_process: GO:0000398 - mRNA splicing, via spliceosome [Evidence IMP] [PMID 10610776]; GO_process: GO:0000398 - mRNA splicing, via spliceosome [Evidence IMP] [PMID 11720284]; GO_process: GO:0007067 - mitotic nuclear division [Evidence IEA,IEA]), which yields MGSILLPHLRTGWHVDQAILSEEDRLVVIRFGRDHDPDCMRMDEILYGVADKVRNFAAIYVCDIDEVPAFNQIYELYDPVTVMFFFRNKHMLCDFGTGNNNKLNFVLENKQEMIDIIEAIYRGARKGKGLVMSPIDYSTKHKY from the coding sequence ATGGGAAGTATATTACTGCCACATTTGAGAACTGGCTGGCATGTTGACCAGGCCATTCTGTCAGAAGAGGACCGACTGGTGGTGATTCGGTTTGGCCGCGACCACGATCCTGACTGTATGAGAATGGACGAGATCCTGTACGGAGTGGCCGACAAAGTGCGGAACTTTGCTGCTATCTATGTCTGCGACATCGACGAGGTGCCGGCGTTCAACCAAATCTACGAACTCTACGACCCTGTAACTGTCATGTTTTTTTTCCGCAACAAGCACATGCTGTGTGACTTCGGAACCGGtaataacaacaaactcaacttCGTGCTGGAAAACAAGCAAGAAATGATCGATATTATCGAGGCCATCTACCGTGGAGCTCGCAAGGGCAAAGGTCTCGTCATGAGTCCCATCGACTACTCCACCAAGCACAAGTACTAA
- the AAT2 gene encoding aspartate transaminase AAT2 (Cytosolic aspartate aminotransferase involved in nitrogen metabolism; localizes to peroxisomes in oleate-grown cells; GO_component: GO:0005737 - cytoplasm [Evidence IEA,IEA]; GO_component: GO:0005829 - cytosol [Evidence IDA] [PMID 9288922]; GO_component: GO:0005777 - peroxisome [Evidence IEA,IEA]; GO_component: GO:0005777 - peroxisome [Evidence IDA,IMP] [PMID 9288922]; GO_function: GO:0004069 - L-aspartate:2-oxoglutarate aminotransferase activity [Evidence IEA]; GO_function: GO:0004069 - L-aspartate:2-oxoglutarate aminotransferase activity [Evidence IDA] [PMID 1859361]; GO_function: GO:0004069 - L-aspartate:2-oxoglutarate aminotransferase activity [Evidence IMP] [PMID 9288922]; GO_function: GO:0080130 - L-phenylalanine:2-oxoglutarate aminotransferase activity [Evidence IEA]; GO_function: GO:0003824 - catalytic activity [Evidence IEA]; GO_function: GO:0030170 - pyridoxal phosphate binding [Evidence IEA]; GO_function: GO:0008483 - transaminase activity [Evidence IEA,IEA]; GO_function: GO:0016740 - transferase activity [Evidence IEA]; GO_process: GO:0006532 - aspartate biosynthetic process [Evidence IMP] [PMID 15780654]; GO_process: GO:0006532 - aspartate biosynthetic process [Evidence IMP] [PMID 9288922]; GO_process: GO:0009058 - biosynthetic process [Evidence IEA]; GO_process: GO:0006520 - cellular amino acid metabolic process [Evidence IEA]): MTTFQVDQAPADALFNLMARYKADTFDKKVDLGVGAYRDNNGKPVVLPSVKKAEYYLIEDPEANHEYLPIAGNASFIKAAAKLIFGDSKDVSQIASVQTLSGTGANHLGAVFLHKYPPRVILPTLSTFQTPPGPTTIIFITMPD; the protein is encoded by the coding sequence ATGACTACCTTTCAAGTAGACCAAGCTCCGGCTGATGCCCTTTTCAATCTCATGGCCAGATATAAGGCTGACACTTTTGATAAGAAGGTCGATTTAGGTGTTGGTGCCTATCGTGACAACAACGGCAAACCAGTTGTGTTGCCATCGGTTAAAAAAGCTGAATACTATCTGATTGAAGACCCCGAGGCTAATCATGAATACTTGCCAATTGCTGGTAACGCATCATTCATCAAGGCAGCAGCCAAGCTGATTTTCGGAGATTCTAAAGACGTTTCTCAAATTGCTTCTGTACAAACATTATCCGGTACTGGTGCCAACCATTTGGGTGCTGTGTTTCTTCACAAATACCCCCCAAGGGTAATACTACCAACACTATCTACATTCCAGACCCCACCTGGGCCAACCacaataatatttataaccATGCCGGACTGA
- the AAT2 gene encoding aspartate transaminase AAT2 (Cytosolic aspartate aminotransferase involved in nitrogen metabolism; localizes to peroxisomes in oleate-grown cells; GO_component: GO:0005737 - cytoplasm [Evidence IEA,IEA]; GO_component: GO:0005829 - cytosol [Evidence IDA] [PMID 9288922]; GO_component: GO:0005777 - peroxisome [Evidence IEA,IEA]; GO_component: GO:0005777 - peroxisome [Evidence IDA,IMP] [PMID 9288922]; GO_function: GO:0004069 - L-aspartate:2-oxoglutarate aminotransferase activity [Evidence IEA]; GO_function: GO:0004069 - L-aspartate:2-oxoglutarate aminotransferase activity [Evidence IDA] [PMID 1859361]; GO_function: GO:0004069 - L-aspartate:2-oxoglutarate aminotransferase activity [Evidence IMP] [PMID 9288922]; GO_function: GO:0080130 - L-phenylalanine:2-oxoglutarate aminotransferase activity [Evidence IEA]; GO_function: GO:0003824 - catalytic activity [Evidence IEA]; GO_function: GO:0030170 - pyridoxal phosphate binding [Evidence IEA]; GO_function: GO:0008483 - transaminase activity [Evidence IEA,IEA]; GO_function: GO:0016740 - transferase activity [Evidence IEA]; GO_process: GO:0006532 - aspartate biosynthetic process [Evidence IMP] [PMID 15780654]; GO_process: GO:0006532 - aspartate biosynthetic process [Evidence IMP] [PMID 9288922]; GO_process: GO:0009058 - biosynthetic process [Evidence IEA]; GO_process: GO:0006520 - cellular amino acid metabolic process [Evidence IEA]): MGLYGERSGALHVVVNDETSRKAIVSQLELVERSEISNPPAYGSRIVARILNDPVLYQEWVKDLKAMSYRIIDMRKELKDRLVAAGTPGNWDHIVNQIGMFSYTGLSPAHVQRLVNEFHIYLVANGRISMAGLNTNNIDYVAQSIDRVVKDSLKASNL, from the coding sequence ATGGGTCTTTACGGTGAGAGATCCGGTGCTCTGCACGTGGTAGTTAATGACGAAACTTCCAGAAAGGCCATTGTGTCGCAATTAGAGCTCGTTGAGCGATCCGAGATCTCAAATCCCCCTGCTTACGGTTCACGCATTGTTGCCCGCATCCTGAACGACCCCGTGCTGTACCAAGAGTGGGTCAAGGACCTGAAGGCCATGTCGTACCGTATCATTGACATGAGAAAGGAGCTCAAAGACCGACTTGTCGCTGCTGGCACCCCTGGCAACTGGGACCACATTGTCAATCAAATCGGCATGTTCTCCTACACCGGTCTCTCCCCAGCGCACGTCCAGCGTCTGGTTAACGAGTTCCACATCTACCTCGTCGCCAACGGCCGTATCTCCATGGCCGGCCTCAACACCAATAACATCGACTACGTCGCCCAGTCCATCGACAGAGTCGTCAAAGACTCTCTCAAGGCTAGTAATCTCTAA